The following proteins come from a genomic window of Solea solea chromosome 3, fSolSol10.1, whole genome shotgun sequence:
- the LOC131455768 gene encoding zona pellucida sperm-binding protein 3-like, with product MVRVTGLVYHVVAALCLCRASLSGKTLERTGLEIKCEEVQIKITVKRRFFDERRIPFRREHLQLGANPTREPRCGPSEQMSDRDALVISAGLQDCGTVSSVHVEWLVYSNQLLLLPALASTSSGSLIIRGPTTVIPVECRFKRKQIVSAQPLTPTWLPMTSTVSVFGLLHFSLRTVEDDCTSLRSTSVYQQGEAVFLEASVEAPLHPPLTVFVDHCVATLKPDPLSTPSYKFITRQGCLVDSVLPGSSSKFLRRQQDNRLCFSVKAFHFKQESVEQMFISCHLRATLKQKSQSHLNKACFFHRATFSWRATEGDDALCECCDSDDCARHNVEESSGHTVHMTQSDTENNHEGDTTVGPLHVLQHHWTGRLSVSY from the exons ATGGTCAGAGTTACAGGACTTGTTTACCATGTGGTGGCCgcgctgtgtttgtgtcgcgcTTCGTTGTCTGGAAAAACCCTGGAAAGAACCGGACTTGAAATAAAATGCGAAGAGGtccaaataaaaatcacagtaAAGCGACGGTTTTTCGACGAGAGGCGGATCCCGTTCAGACGCGAGCATCTGCAACTTGGAGCAAACCCAACACGGGAGCCACGGTGTGGACCGAGCGAACAAATGTCTGACCGCGATGCACTGGTCATCTCAGCAGGGCTTCAGGACTGTGGCACTGTGTCCAGT GTTCATGTTGAGTGGCTTGTATATTCCAACCAGCTATTACTACTTCCTGCCTTGGCTTCTACCTCCTCGGGTAGTTTAATTATTAGAGGACCAACAACTGTCATACCTGTTGAGTGCCGGTTTAAGAG GAAGCAGATAGTGAGTGCACAACCATTAACTCCAACGTGGCTACCCATGACATCCACTGTCAGTGTTTTTGGCCTCCTGCACTTTTCCCTTCGTACTGTGGAAG ATGACTGTACCTCTCTACGTAGTACCTCAGTTTACCAGCAGGGAGAAGCAGTGTTTCTGGAGGCCAGTGTGGAAGCTCCATTGCACCCTccactgactgtgtttgtggaccACTGTGTCGCTACACTGAAGCCTGACCCTCTCTCCACGCCCAGCTACAAATTTATCACCCGACAAGG ATGTCTCGTGGACAGCGTGTTACCGGGGTCATCGTCGAAATTCCTCCGTAGGCAGCAGGATAACAGGTTATGCTTCAGTGTCAAAGCCTTCCACTTCAAGCAGGAGTCTGTGGAGCAG ATGTTCATCAGCTGCCACCTGAGGGCCACACTGAAACAAAAATCTCAGAGTCATCTGAATAAAGCGTGTTTCTTCCACAGGGCCACATTCAG CTGGCGTGCCACAGAGGGAGACGATGCTCTGTGTGAGTGCTGTGACTCTGATGACTGTGCAAGACACAACGTAGAGGAGAGCAGTGGCCACACTGTGCACATGACTCAATCAGATACAG AAAATAATCATGAGGGCGACACAACAGTTGGGCCACTTCATGTCCTGCAACACCACTGGACAGGTCGTCTGTCAGTCAGTTACTAA
- the LOC131455951 gene encoding endonuclease domain-containing 1 protein-like, producing MSMLVCVWLQEAQAGVVEDFNHEERCKDSLYMGTPPRGYLGNSFKKICQRYEDQPRYVTLYDPHIRIPVYSAYTFKKSDGEKKVDFPWMFEPQLASEKGSNNMKPFPQSSNMHMNFEDTQAVLEDYADVVQYERGQLNPDEHQADPLDKAATYTLTNVVPQSREFNVGPWTEHQELLRKRLNNYCRGKAFVVTGVTTSGHTIRRDNLDRVAVPEYIWSAYCCTEFDQNAPYFVRYKFPVFGAYGLNGHINNHVVEVPLKNLEKFLKGRMDVDKNFQIFYKDCVPDN from the exons ATGAGCATGCTGGTCTGTGTGTGGCTACAGGAGGCCCAGGCTGGTGTGGTGGAGGACTTTAACCATGAGGAACGCTGCAAGGACTCCCTTTACATGGGCACTCCACCTCGAGGCTACCTCGGCAACTCCTTTAAGAAGATCTGTCAACGGTATGAGGACCAACCCCGCTATGTCACCCTGTATGACCCCCATATACGCATCCCCGTCTATTCTGCCTATACGTTCAAGAAGTCAGATGGGGAGAAGAAAGTGGACTTCCCCTGGATGTTTGAGCCCCAG TTGGCCTCAGAAAAGGGCAGCAATAACATGAAGCCCTTCCCACAATCTTCAAACATGCATATGAACTTTGAGGACACCCAAGCAGTCCTTGAGGACTATGCTGATGTGGTTCAATATGAACGTGGCCAACTAAATCCCGACGAGCATCAGGCTGACCCTCTAGACAAAGCCGCCACCTACACTTTGACGAATGTGGTGCCTCAGAGCAGGGAGTTCAACGTAGGTCCCTGGACAGAACACCAGGAGCTTCTCCGCAAACGCCTCAACAACTACTGCCGAGGCAAAGCCTTTGTGGTAACCGGGGTGACCACCTCCGGGCACACGATACGTCGAGACAACCTGGACCGGGTCGCTGTACCGGAATACATATGGTCGGCCTACTGCTGCACTGAGTTTGACCAAAACGCACCATACTTTGTGCGCTACAAGTTCCCAGTGTTCGGGGCTTATGGGCTAAACGGTCATATCAACAACCATGTGGTGGAAGTTCCTCTTAAGAATCTGGAGAAGTTCCTCAAGGGGAGGATGGATGTGGACAAAAACTTTCAGATTTTCTATAAGGACTGTGTGCCAGATAACTAA
- the si:dkey-85k7.11 gene encoding endonuclease domain-containing 1 protein encodes MHLFCTFSLLLLVSAPVSATVSNSFRECSHFFYMLTPPAGISGTSLRRICQKYADKPRYTTLYDSSCRLPLYSAYIFKKSDGKRRMDTPWMYEPQLLSDDESGNMRALPLTDATPPLIEDSQAVLEDYTDAVGYRRGPLNPDLHQAEPDDKSSTYTLTNVVPLISEFLDASWNPYLDTVRRRLNNFCHGKSFIVTGVTVSGATIQRDNRNRLAIPKYLWLAYCCPRFDHNSPYEVRFMFPTYGGYALNKQTGHSVVEVPLKTLEDFLKRQIDQHDDMNIFYKGCVSENAFKKKRSDMTSDSE; translated from the exons ATGCACCTGTTTTGCACcttctccctgctgctgctggtgtccgCCCCGGTAAGCGCCACTGTGTCCAACAGCTTCAGAGAGTGcagccattttttttacatgctgaCCCCACCTGCAGGGATTAGTGGAACCAGCCTGCGCAGGATCTGCCAGAAGTATGCAGACAAACCACGCTACACCACATTATATGACAGCAGCTGCCGCCTTCCCCTTTACTCAGCCTACATCTTCAAGAAGTCTGAtgggaagaggaggatggaTACACCCTGGATGTATGAGCCTCAG TTGCTTTCTGATGATGAGAGTGGAAATATGAGAGCTCTTCCCCTGACTGATGCCACCCCTCCTCTGATTGAGGACAGCCAGGCTGTGCTGGAGGACTACACAGACGCTGTGGGGTACAGACGTGGCCCACTCAATCCTGACTTACACCAAGCCGAGCCAGACGACAAATCCTCCACCTATACTCTGACCAATGTAGTCCCATTAATCTCAGAGTTCCTGGATGCCTCCTGGAATCCATACTTGGACACCGTTCGCCGGCGCCTCAATAACTTCTGCCATGGTAAATCGTTTATTGTGACAGGAGTGACTGTTTCAGGGGCGACCATCCAGCGAGACAACAGGAACCGCTTAGCAATCCCAAAATACTTATGGCTGGCATACTGCTGCCCACGGTTTGACCATAACTCACCATATGAAGTGAGATTTATGTTCCCTACTTACGGTGGTTATGCACTGAATAAACAGACAGGCCACAGTGTGGTGGAAGTTCCTCTGAAGACACTGGAGGACTTCCTGAAGAGACAGATAGACCAACATGAtgacatgaatattttctataaAGGTTGCGTGTCCGAAAATGCCttcaagaagaagaggagcgaCATGACCAGTGACTCCGAGTGA
- the ufsp1 gene encoding inactive Ufm1-specific protease 1, with protein sequence MDKMDIAAGRDEIDWGGNMAEERGIKKNTVLLKNVHTDLPNPLPRHVKCTLVKGDYRYFHYGCDGQDDRGWGCGYRTIETLASWVCHNLSPHKHQSRPPPSIPDIQQALVAMGDKPNSFSGSREWIGTFEASLVLDYFYDVPCKLAHIRGGGAQLEHDAVEELHQHFEKHGSPVMMGGDRDNSSKGILGVCTGNKGSYLLVVDPHYYGCQPEKAELQQRGWVSWKRVSSLDQTSFYNLCMPQTARTGT encoded by the coding sequence ATGGATAAGATGGATATCGCAGCGGGACGCGACGAGATAGACTGGGGAGGAAACATGGCTGAAGAGCGGGGgattaagaaaaacacagttttattaaaaaatgtccACACGGATCTTCCAAATCCACTCCCACGCCATGTGAAGTGCACTCTGGTTAAAGGAGACTATCGCTACTTCCATTATGGCTGTGATGGACAGGATGACAGAGGGTGGGGATGTGGCTACCGCACCATTGAGACACTCGCTTCCTGGGTTTGTCATAACTTGTCTCCACACAAGCACCAAAGTAGACCACCACCAAGTATCCCAGATATCCAGCAAGCTTTGGTTGCAATGGGGGACAAGCCAAACTCCTTCTCAGGCTCCAGAGAGTGGATTGGGACATTCGAGGCCTCCCTGGTCCTTGACTATTTCTACGATGTTCCCTGTAAATTGGCTCACATCAGAGGTGGAGGCGCCCAGTTGGAGCATGATGCAGTGGAAGAGCTCCATCAACACTTTGAGAAGCATGGCTCTCCAGTCATGATGGGAGGGGACAGGGACAATTCCTCTAAGGGGATTTTAGGGGTGTGCACCGGGAACAAGGGAAGTTACTTGCTTGTAGTTGACCCTCACTACTATGGATGTCAGCCGGAGAAAGCAGAGCTGCAACAGCGAGGATGGGTGTCGTGGAAAAGAGTCTCATCTCTGGATCAGACTTCATTTTATAATCTGTGTATGCCTCAGACTGCCAGGACGGGAACATAA
- the LOC131455769 gene encoding endonuclease domain-containing 1 protein-like: MAFQAHMAVLLFSVLLSAVRGRVEKELSPECREFLYMGTPPTGLGHHSPHFICQHYNKKARYVTLYNTVDHIPVYSAYTFKRSDGEECVDVPWMYEPQLSTSSDTEEMQPFPRGYMHMNFEDAQAVLDDYTNAIQYERGTLNPEEHQGELDDKASTYTMTNVVPVVPDFNNRVWNKQEHIIRKRLNNYCQGKAYIITGITTSGKMIRRQNINRIAVPTYVWSAYCCADFDNNAPYDERYKLPSFAYYGLNEENNEVVEISVQNLKEFLKKTNFVDQNFQIFVGDCLPPASNLKHMR, translated from the exons ATGGCATTTCAGGCACATATGGCTGTCCTGCTTTTCTCTGTATTATTATCAGCAGTAAGAGGGAGAGTGGAAAAAGAGCTATCTCCAGAGTGCAGAGAATTCCTCTACATGGGCACACCACCAACCGGACTGGGGCATCACTCCCCACACTTCATTTGTCAACATTACAACAAGAAGGCACGCTATGTGACGCTGTACAACACCGTGGACCATATACCTGTCTACTCTGCCTACACCTTCAAACGCTCAGATGGGGAGGAATGTGTTGATGTGCCTTGGATGTATGAACCTCAG CTCTCCACATCCTCTGATACAGAGGAGATGCAACCCTTCCCACGTGGTTACATGCACATGAATTTTGAAGATGCCCAAGCTGTGCTTGATGATTACACAAATGCCATCCAATACGAGCGTGGCACACTCAACCCAGAAGAGCATCAGGGCGAGCTTGATGACAAGGCCTCCACCTACACAATGACTAATGTTGTGCCGGTGGTGCCCGACTTCAACAACAGAGTCTGGAACAAACAAGAGCACATCATCCGCAAGCGGCTCAACAACTACTGCCAAGGGAAAGCGTACATCATCACGGGCATCACCACCTCGGGGAAGATGATCCGCCGACAAAACATCAATCGCATCGCAGTGCCCACATACGTGTGGTCAGCATATTGCTGTGCTGACTTTGACAACAACGCCCCGTACGATGAGCGCTACAAGTTGCCATCTTTTGCCTACTATGGGCTCAATGAGGAGAACAACGAGGTGGTGGAAATCTCTGTCCAGAACCTGAAGGAGTTCCTGAAGAAGACCAACTTCGTAGACCAGAATTTTCAGATCTTTGTCGGCGACTGTTTACCACCAGcttcaaatttaaaacacatgagataa